From Gossypium raimondii isolate GPD5lz chromosome 11, ASM2569854v1, whole genome shotgun sequence:
CTAGGACCCATGATTTGAGCTTGTATAAGCCTTCTCTTTATTTATTCACCGATGTGcttatttgtttgatttatggCCTTACCAAAATTAAGTCTTAGTGCTTAACCCTTCTCAGTCCCATTTTGATTACTTTTAAGTATTTGGTGCTTAATGGATATATCTTTGTGGCTTGAAGTATCTACTATGGTGAGCATTTTCGGTGAATGAGAATATAAAGCATGAAGGTTAGTTCTTTATAGatgttgttattttatttcccTTTTAGCTGGCCAGTTTATAAATGTTCAAATAGGAGCTTGGATAATGCGAGGGCAAAAGTATGTGGTAGGGTCAAAATGGAATGAGATACAGCATAAAGCTATAaaaattgaatggaatagatTGTTATGGTTCCCGTTTCACATACCAAAACACTCTCCTATCAAGTGGTTAGCTATCCATAGCAAATCATCCACTGAATATTAACAAGCAAAAGAGTGGAAGACTTTTACTTTCATCTTATGGAGAATAAGATAGAATGctcatattattattgttttgctaggacataagaatttattttaaaaaattaataaaaccacCCAATAGTGGATTACAAAAGGGACTCATCACCAAAAAGAAACCCACCACCGATTCAAAACatatacaaaacaaaataaatacaatcCCTCAAAGACGAATATTATCCAAAATAGAACACAAACTCCCTACAAGACAATGGTAAACCAAGTAGAGGCGAAACTAGAAAATTTGAATTGTGgggtcaattttaaaaaaaaaattaaaacatctaTAAAAGCCATATAATCTAATGtgtaagattttttttcttcttgttcttccTCTACTTCACCAGTagactttcttttaaaatattttctcattcctACTAAACATTTAGAACAAATAAATCTAATCCTTAAACGCACCAAAGTGTTTACAAAGCCTTTTTGGTGCCATGCGAATgtaagatattatttttgttcaaatataAGATTCACAATAATCACACTTGCaacaataatttctaaataaaatgttaaatttctaatcaatatttaaaattttaatattataaatacgATCAAACCTAATTTCCTCAAGGATTTGTATTGATCAACCTCTAAAATTATTACCCAATCATGATGTTAGGAATCTTATGTAAAATCAATGTgccaaaatcatttaataaataaaaattaaatcttacatAAAAATCTTAATCTATCACAAGAAAAGCtccaaatcataatttttaaaagaatataatcaATAAAGCTTAAAAATACATAGTTATTACGGAATTAGGAAGACCCATTtgaaagtattaaaatattcaacacCTATATTGAGAGTGTGAGAGAAtaagagaaatttgagaaaaaaaagtgatgtattaaaaaataaaaaaattagggattttaaaTAGagagatttaattatttttatataaaataattattttcaaatgttttgcgaaatcaacttttttataaaacaattttcaaatattttgtaaaatcaatataaaattttttagaaaaaagttataaataatttactttttctttgtGGGGTCAACATTCCATGTGGCTCCGCTGACACTAAGATGAATATGATTCATCACTTTCCATCACCAAGATGAAAATGATTcacttaaaacataaaacaccCCCTAATTGCTTCAAAGAGTCTTGCTCATATCTACTTGATTTGGAGGGAAGGCAGGAATAGAGGCAATAGTTAGAAAGAGATTAGGGGGTGCAGATATAAGGATTAGTGTATAGACTTTGTAGCTAGAAACTgtaattttcttgtttctttttggataaaaaaaagaagggcaTCTCCTTCACCATCGTGTGAAGAAGGGgattaaaaatgtcaaattccATGTTCATCTTCTTTCCTAAAAAGTTGGAACATTATTTGGATTATCAGCAGAAGGGCCCATAGTATTAGTTAAGAAACGTGCTTGTTTTAACGAAACTTAGGCTGCTCATCCACAAGTTGTCTGTTGGAAAGTAATCCCATGAATAGCAAAAGATGATAACTGATTAATTACCGCTACCTAATTTACAGCCTCCTTCCTTAGACACTTGTACAGAAAAGGGAAAGCAGCTCTCTCTGTCATTTTTACAGTAGTAGTATTTGCTATCAATAATatgaacaaaagaaaagaaaaaagcagaGCCGCACGATAGTTAAGACAAAAATGCTATATTTCCATACCATAAGCCAAGAGTTTCATCGTCATTGGTCTTGGATTTGTTGAGAGTTTCAATCAATAATGAAGATGATTGTGAATGCTgtctttttttctaaattaattttttttagggaaAATGGCCTATATGTACAAAGCAAACATATAGTCTGACTCTTAGTTCTAACCTCTTTAGTGATGTCTTGTGCAGATTGATTGAGATCCTCCCTCCCAATGCGCTACTATTAATTAACTTGTAAAGAATTTCAGTACAGACAGCAAGTGAAATCTGATGATTATATCTGTAAACTGTCACCAGAAATATACTGCATGCCTCAAGTAATTAACGttgtgaattttcttttttggagaaAGACATTTTGGAATCCGAAGCTATTATTTTACGAGAATTCACGTCTTGGAAAAAAGAGATGAGTAAGGTTAAAGCTTTTATCATATACTAGCACCACATAACGTATCTTCATTCTTCTTTGCTTCTCTGACCATAGTTCATGAACAGGCGGACAGGTTAAAGGCACACTAATAGTTAATTCGCACAAGATATAGTAGTAAAACAGATAGATAATTAACTATGCAGTAACAAATGAAGATTAAAAACCTCAAACTCGAGGGACACGACCAAGACAAGGTTATCAAGGGTTCACTTCCCTACTACTATTTTTTGGGGGGGGTCTTTGATTCTCATGTTTTCGCTCTTCTTAGTTCCTCATTTTCGAGGGCACAATGTCACTGGTGTGATAGGCTTAATTTACGTCTGGGGCGAACATTAACACTCAAAGGATTAGCCATCTCACAAGATAGTCTTAAAACTTCGGATAAGTCAACGGGATTTTGATCTGAGGGTAGCCATTCAAAGTCGTGCAGAAGGGTTGCCACCCAAAAGCTGACGGTGGTCAACCCCAAGTTCTTTCCCGGGCATGTTCGCCTGCCCGACCCGAATGGAGCCAGCCTAAGGTCTGAACCAAGCACAGAAAACTCCACCTCACCTTCTCCAGTCACAAATCTATCGGGCATAAATTCAAGTGGATTTGGCCACTCTTGAGGGTCCCTCGTAATAGCCCACATGTTCACCATTGCCGTAGTCCCCTTGGGCACGTGATACCCATCAATAGTGGCATCAGTGATAGCTAGACGGGCCCAGGAAAGCAGGGGGCCCGGTGGATGAAGCCTCAGAACCTCCTTGATCACAGCCGGAAGATAAATCATTTTGGCTACATCAGACTCGTCCACAGCACGTGATCTGCCAACAACCTTGTCGAGCTCATCATGGACCCTTGATTGAACCTCAGGATGAAGCACAATCCTTGCTAGTATCCACTCAATCAGCACCGCCACAGTATCAGTTCCCCTGAATACCATTTCCTATACAAAAAGCCACGTGacagtattttatttagtacAATCAAACTCAGTACCAGAAATAGTATTGATTTGATTTGTCTTATTTCTTCAACACCTTTCTTAAACAAGCTACATTTTTTAACATGGAAAACGTTAATCAAATGATATGAGCtctagtaaattttttattctttttacaataagaaatttaaattggaTGGCTTACCCACAGAATGGCGATCATGTCGGAGTCTGATAATTTATCGGTACCTTGGAGAGAGAGTAAAACATCGACGAAATCTCGAATTTTAGAGTTTGTTGGAACCCTACCTCTGTGTTGGGCTATAATCCGGCTGACAAAGCGGTTTACTTTAGGGACAAGGTTTGAGCATCTAAGTCTGAGTTTCTGAAGATCAAAATCTACCAACCAAGGGAGATGGTCAGAACAATTAAATGTGCCCAGTAAATCGTAGCCTTCATCAACTAGATCTCCAAGTTGTTCAACTTCAGTATTGATGGAATCTAACTTATATTTTCGTCCGAATATCGAAGCCATCATGTTGTTTAGAGAAGCTCGTTTGAGGACTTGGCGTACGCGAAAGCTTTGGTTAGAGGTGTGAGCAAATAAAGTGACCATTTCAGAGGCAATCACGCGCCTCTGATCCTCTGCACCTTTAATTTGCTTAGGACAGAAAAGGTGCGTAGCCGCGATTCTCCTCAGGGTTCGCCAGTAAACTCCATAAGGAGCGAACCCGATTGCTCTATTGAACATCAAGCTATACGCCGCCTCTTTCACTGGACGATCAGCAAATACAGAGCTGTTAAGAATCTCTCTTGCTACATCCGAGTTGCAGGTGACAATAACACGAGTATCTCCGAGGCTAAAGGCCATGAGCCTCTTAGCCTTGCATGTCTCAGCAGCGGATGCAATCCGGTGGTGAGGCAGGGAGCTGGCCATAAGGTTCATGCTGCCAAATAGAGGCAACCCTCTAGGCCCTGGAATTGGCTTGTTAGCGTGAGAAGAAAGAGAGGAACAAATTTTGAACCTATATTTTCCCCAAGCTGGACCACCGGGGTGAGCCCAGTAGAGTAAGATCATAAGTAGCCAGGCAAGAGCGATGATCAAAATTGACCATGCAATACTTTCCCGTGAAAAAGCTCGGCATTTGGATGCAAGGGCGAAGACCCAGACACACTCTATATCACTGCTCATAACTATGATGATATTACAACACCAAAGCACAGGGCAAGATGGGTTTTCGATTTTGAGGCGTAAAAGAACCGAGTTTGGCTGCTATTTATATAGAAGCCGAAGAGCTTAGAAAcctacaaaattaataaccgtTGGAAATATCAAAAATGATGCCAATTTTTCTGGCATATTAGTCATGCCCCCGCTGTGTAGGAAATTTTAAAGGCCAAACAGTTGTGATCGTACTGATAACAATTTCTCTCCTCTTATAGAAATGATGCCAACATTTTAAGAagttggtttaatttttttttcttttgtgtatTTGCTGTATTGGAAGCACctaacaaaaatgactatttaagCAGTATTATTATATTcacaacatttttttattttccctgaAATTAAATAAAGCAGTCAAAACccaaatatttaatcatatatattttatgtgatttaattgCTGAAATGACTTAACATGTCtagttattattaaatttgcGACCGACTCATTTCAAACCCAATGATCTATGGCCTTTTAAAGCAGCTCATGTTATCAACAATTCTCATTCGCACTCGAACCTACGTCTTCTTATATCAGCAACAATACTCATATTAATCGAGTTAAGATTCAATTGGATTAGGGTCCATTTAGATGGGCGATGTATTTCCCTTCTGTTAGTGTAAAAGTAACGATAGCaatgagattaaatactgtaacgtgaactaaaaagaaaactaaacgtACCACACTGAGATAAATACCTATCCAAAAGAACCCTTGGAGTGAACAATTAATCAGACAATAAATAATTACgagattttattataattaaggTCAACATTACAGccactaatttaattaagagaTTCCCTATTCTTACATAACCCTATCtaatataatagtaatttaTTACTAACTAAAAGTTGCTTATCTAATAGCATTCACaatatattgttattgttattatgcTACCAATGTTACTGTATTCTCCAGGAAGTGAGTTATGACGTATATATAGTTATAGTATGCTAAATAccatgtaaaaatatataccAGCTAAGTTTAATGATCAACTGTATTACCGCTTtctgtaatttttcttttatattttaaactaaataaacaagtttaacCTGCCCTCTCCTATCCTACTATATAGCACTTAAACAGGGAAAGGTTTTACGTGGTCCTAAAGATTTTGGCCTCTTTTAGGGACAGGGATAGGGTCTGGGTCGGGCTCTCCCATTAGAATAGGCATATATTGAAGACTACTAACTGGTTTATGATACtcagtgaaaaataaattatgtaaaaaagtatatttataaaaaaaattatattaacatcaaaatttatgtattgcatgcatattcaaattttataatattattagttgactaaaacatgaattaatattaaaactcataacatcaacttaatttaaggtttaatatATGTAAAGACGAGACATTAAATTATTGTGTATCCAATCTTTTTTTCTCAACTCAAGAAATGTGATGGAGATTTAAAAAGGAAGAGGAAAATATGCAACCAACACGAGATTACAGAACCTGTTTTAAAAACGTTAATGGATTAGATAGGAAGAAGAGGTACAAACATTGGCTGTCAAGGGAATTAAAAAAGGCTGGGCcctatttctatattttatttgaaaagacAAGACCCACAGTCTACGCCTTTGCTTGGAACAGAGGAATGCTACCATTTGTATTAAACACCAACACTGCAAAAAAGGCTGCCCATCCACAACTTCTCTCATCGAAATCAATCGCAGGAATAGCGAAAGATGATGACTGACTAATTTACAACTCTTGTCTTCTTTTCAAtgtatttggaaaaataaagatgatggCATGTGATGGAAGAATACTGAAAGCAGAGAGGCGCACAAAAGTTAAAAATGGTACATTTCCATACCAAACGCTAAAAGTTTCATCACTCACGACTTTGTGTTGCTCTTTGATTTGTTCAGAGTTTGAAAAAACAATGATGATGATTGTTGTGATTAGAGGGTAttgtctttttcctttttttaaatatattagtaGTATGTTACACGGAAATGGCCTGTACGTACAAACCAATCATATGGTCTTCAATTTTCCTCTTCCGCTTTTgcaaataatattataaaattaattaattataaaaataggtccacaacaaattaattacaaaaataaaatatttttactcatCTAACATAACATATTTGGTACAccaataattaaaagtaaaaaaaacattttttaaatcgATGCCACCAATCCGAccacattaaataaaaaaattattgttctAGGGATTAAATCAAGGGAAAAATCATTAAGACATTAGATGAGTGCATTAAATGCAAAGGAAAATGCTATTATCTAGTGTTGGAACAtaaaccaatatatatatatatatattttattgttgttagaatttttttttcaaatttaccgGTGCAGTCAATGTGTCAAGCAacattgcaattttttttttcactttttcaacttgttttttcctatcaaattttatttaaaaacattcacCAGTGTCTCTAATGTGTCAAGCGACATCTAAAATTATTATAGCAAACACCtcatatttgtaattaatttattccccacttcatttttgtagttaattaatttttaataatatttttataaaaagaccACATTCTTTTGGCTTAAAGGTGTAAAAAGCTCTcaagcttttttaaaaaaaagaaaaaaagtccctactcttttttttcacttatttgggtacttgaacttccaaaatgtataaaaaagaccctcaaacttttaaaaagagaagcaattaagttcttttttactcaattagatACTTGAACGGCCAAAGTGCATCAAAAAAATTCTTTGGCCGTTAAAGTTAACTTAACTTATCCTAAAGTTTTTTAGTTAAAGCTACCACGTGTCACAACCACAGCATGACATGCtgaaaaaatgatagaaataaaaataaataaaagttataaaaaatatgttgatAATAATGAAAGGTTAAAGATATCGACTACCTGgtaaatagagaaaaaaatttacgTTGATTACACTGAAAATCTTTCgtttttccctatgattatgacttcaatcttatgtatggtatatataagACATCATTTGCgagtataaaaaaaaattaaactcatgATCGCATCACAACCATCAACTGACCATCATTATACTCAAACTTGTGACTGCATCACGATTGCCGACTGGACCTCTACATAGACTTCGACCCGTGACCGTATCAAGTATTGTCACCCCAAAACCTGACTTCCATAGGATGAGTTTATAAGGTAATGATCCTATCTTGACATGACATGTGAAATGTGTGTGTTTGGAGACACGTTATTACATTCTTGGCCCTTCAAACCTACATATAAACTTTCACAGTTTCACTCTTAAAATGcaaaacactaaaccctaatttctaattaaaaaatcataaccctaaacttatgtttttaaaaatgtcaTGAGGAGAGAGAATATGAAAACACATCCAATTGAAGTACTTTTCACGCACTCTctccaaaatcaatttatttctctaaatttaaagaaaacttgaaaaataaattaaaaattaaaatcaacatATACCTCTAATTTAGCCGAAATACAATACGCAATGGTAATAATAAACCGAATCTACATAGTTTTAACGTTGAGAGCGGGGAAGGctataagttttcttttatctcttttaaGTGTAAAAAAGTTTCAGGTTTCCTGAGAATGAGACGAGGGAGGTGTGTGGAGGGATGTTGTCATGTCAGGTGGCTTAACAACGGTTGCACATGAGACCTATGCACCTATGCATGGCTTTAAGTACGCCCTTGTCTTCACTAATAAACAAAAACCATATATATGAACCCCACTGCcctaacaacaacaaaattatatgACCCCTTCACCCAAAAGAAACGAACCACACTGCCACCCTACTCTCCCTACACGTGTTCGTTTCATGCACAGGATGTGACTACTCCTGCTACTCTCCTACCCAGGTCTCACAGGTGGCCTATAGCCCGATTGTAAATGATTTTTCAAGTTTCAGCTTGGGTTTGGCCCGTCTGCCCCATTTTTCTATTAATAtacttataataaatataaaaatattaatattagcTTCGagatttacaaaattaaagtaGAACCTGAATCGACATAACTCGTATCATATTAGTACAAGCTCCACATCCAGCCATGAACGCCTTTGCACTCTGGGGTTAAACACAAacactctctttttcttttcgacATAACTCATCATATTCTCAAGCTTTCGATAAGCTATTTTTCTAGCGAAGCTTATGGTAGATTTCCCCTTCATCCTAAAGTATCCATGCTTTATTTGCAGTAATGATATCTACGTGGCAAAAGTATCTGGGACATAATCgtcaaataaaatttagacCATCACAATTCACACCAAATGTGA
This genomic window contains:
- the LOC105802827 gene encoding cytochrome P450 78A3 — translated: MSSDIECVWVFALASKCRAFSRESIAWSILIIALAWLLMILLYWAHPGGPAWGKYRFKICSSLSSHANKPIPGPRGLPLFGSMNLMASSLPHHRIASAAETCKAKRLMAFSLGDTRVIVTCNSDVAREILNSSVFADRPVKEAAYSLMFNRAIGFAPYGVYWRTLRRIAATHLFCPKQIKGAEDQRRVIASEMVTLFAHTSNQSFRVRQVLKRASLNNMMASIFGRKYKLDSINTEVEQLGDLVDEGYDLLGTFNCSDHLPWLVDFDLQKLRLRCSNLVPKVNRFVSRIIAQHRGRVPTNSKIRDFVDVLLSLQGTDKLSDSDMIAILWEMVFRGTDTVAVLIEWILARIVLHPEVQSRVHDELDKVVGRSRAVDESDVAKMIYLPAVIKEVLRLHPPGPLLSWARLAITDATIDGYHVPKGTTAMVNMWAITRDPQEWPNPLEFMPDRFVTGEGEVEFSVLGSDLRLAPFGSGRRTCPGKNLGLTTVSFWVATLLHDFEWLPSDQNPVDLSEVLRLSCEMANPLSVNVRPRRKLSLSHQ